A window from Citrus sinensis cultivar Valencia sweet orange chromosome 5, DVS_A1.0, whole genome shotgun sequence encodes these proteins:
- the LOC107175217 gene encoding geranylgeranyl pyrophosphate synthase, chloroplastic-like: protein MKAKQINKALDEAVPLRHPAVLHEAMRYSMIPGGKYFLSILCNASCELVGGSESVAMSLACAIEMLSVMGMIQDDLPCLDNDDFRRGKPSNHKVFGEATTLLACQALFCLAIEQIAMIKAKNVSPDRILRAIVEITSAFGSQGLAAGQIMDMTSEGKEVSLSELDFIHRYKAGKSVEASIVIGVIIGGGNEEEIGRMRNFGKCVGMAYQLWNDIVDVIGSPDTREKTGRDMLRDKATYPKFLGIDGSKKQAKELIAEAKQELAYFDPTRAAPLDHLINFIVSFDNIN from the coding sequence ATgaaagcaaaacaaataaacaaggCTCTAGATGAAGCAGTTCCACTGCGACATCCTGCTGTTCTTCATGAAGCAATGAGATACTCTATGATACCTGgtggtaaatattttttgtcaatATTATGCAATGCTTCATGTGAATTGGTTGGGGGAAGTGAGTCAGTAGCGATGTCTCTGGCTTGTGCTATAGAGATGCTCTCCGTAATGGGTATGATTCAAGATGACCTGCCTTGCCTTGACAACGATGATTTTCGACGAGGCAAGCCTTCAAACCACAAGGTTTTCGGTGAAGCAACCACACTTCTTGCTTGTCAAGCTCTATTCTGCCTTGCCATTGAGCAAATTGCCATGATCAAGGCAAAAAACGTTTCGCCCGACCGTATTCTTCGAGCCATTGTTGAGATAACCTCAGCATTTGGTTCACAGGGACTTGCTGCAGGGCAGATAATGGACATGACCAGTGAAGGCAAAGAAGTAAGTTTGAGTGAATTGGACTTCATTCATAGATACAAAGCTGGGAAATCTGTAGAGGCAAGCATAGTTATTGGAGTCATAATAGGAGGAGGAAATGAAGAAGAGATAGGAAGAATgagaaattttggaaaatgtgTGGGGATGGCATATCAATTGTGGAATGATATTGTAGATGTGATTGGATCGCCAGACACGAGGGAAAAAACTGGCAGGGATATGCTGCGGGATAAGGCAACGTATCCAAAGTTTTTGGGTATCGATGGGTCCAAGAAGCAAGCCAAGGAGCTGATAGCTGAAGCAAAACAAGAGCTTGCTTACTTTGATCCTACAAGGGCTGCCCCGCTAGACCATCTGATTAACTTCATCGTTtcttttgataatattaattag